A DNA window from Leptospira selangorensis contains the following coding sequences:
- a CDS encoding O-methyltransferase, which translates to MASQNPKQKYGTSIYKDGLEDWIHSELVKRPYDWLEDLEKKAAQDKFPVLTPASGAVLAFLASSWDPDVILELGTGYGISLFWLISSIRKDTKIQTVDREADFIQVAKEFFAKLEPNSNRVEFTNADCSEIAKEFLEPSSLNRKELMFVDCDKIRYPEILEMILEKGKTRNLRVIYDNVLWHGRIADPTNQAPSDRAVRELWSLIKNSKIEYTLFPVGDGILCFDFKQ; encoded by the coding sequence ATGGCTTCGCAGAATCCAAAACAGAAATACGGGACTTCTATTTATAAAGATGGATTAGAAGATTGGATCCATTCAGAATTAGTAAAACGCCCTTATGATTGGCTAGAAGATCTGGAAAAAAAAGCCGCTCAAGATAAGTTTCCCGTTTTGACTCCAGCATCTGGAGCGGTGCTCGCATTTTTAGCCTCTTCCTGGGATCCGGACGTAATTTTGGAATTGGGAACCGGCTATGGGATTTCCTTATTCTGGCTTATCTCTTCGATTCGAAAAGATACAAAGATCCAAACTGTGGATAGAGAAGCGGACTTCATCCAAGTCGCGAAAGAATTTTTTGCCAAACTGGAGCCCAATTCCAATAGAGTTGAATTTACGAATGCGGACTGTTCCGAGATCGCAAAAGAATTTTTGGAACCTTCTTCTTTGAACCGAAAGGAGCTGATGTTTGTGGATTGTGATAAGATCCGATATCCGGAAATTTTAGAGATGATCCTAGAAAAGGGAAAAACCAGAAATCTAAGAGTGATCTACGATAATGTTCTGTGGCATGGAAGGATTGCAGATCCTACAAACCAAGCTCCTTCCGACCGGGCGGTACGCGAATTATGGTCCCTAATCAAAAATTCTAAGATAGAATACACCTTATTCCCTGTTGGTGACGGAATATTATGTTTCGATTTTAAGCAATAA
- a CDS encoding tetratricopeptide repeat protein, producing the protein MKQSFKIISAFLLCILLLFVSEMFSEEDSVQSQIRSLVNSGKYQEAGEILKPLLENNPTDVTLGLFQTEIWIGIGESLYQKKQYKSAFPYFSKAFEAWPSHPLLRSRYEELRGKKLIDQIKVESRPKVGKLSLESQTKSTLIVLADPEIIELTNQLKDRLKLRITELEQGTVGQNIKAESLNIPQKWILSLLGISLLANLFLSVLFFRKR; encoded by the coding sequence ATGAAACAGTCATTCAAAATTATATCTGCCTTTCTATTATGTATTTTACTTCTCTTTGTGTCTGAAATGTTTTCCGAAGAAGATAGTGTTCAATCGCAAATTAGAAGTTTAGTAAATTCTGGGAAATACCAAGAAGCAGGAGAAATCCTTAAACCTTTACTAGAAAATAATCCTACTGATGTTACTTTAGGCCTTTTTCAAACAGAAATCTGGATTGGTATTGGAGAAAGTCTTTATCAGAAAAAGCAGTATAAAAGTGCGTTTCCTTATTTTTCGAAAGCATTTGAGGCCTGGCCTAGTCATCCCTTGTTGCGTTCTCGTTATGAAGAGCTGAGAGGGAAAAAATTAATAGATCAAATTAAGGTCGAATCACGACCAAAAGTAGGAAAGTTATCTCTTGAATCTCAGACTAAAAGCACTTTAATAGTTTTAGCTGACCCAGAAATTATAGAATTAACAAATCAACTTAAAGACAGGCTAAAATTAAGGATCACCGAATTAGAACAAGGGACCGTAGGACAGAATATAAAGGCAGAGTCCTTAAACATTCCTCAAAAATGGATTTTATCTTTATTAGGAATCTCTCTTTTGGCTAATTTATTTTTATCTGTTTTATTTTTCAGAAAGAGATAG
- a CDS encoding LA_3334 family protein, whose product MLCLSSPLLAADLLLSNGDGFILDVVSEDERAITVSWKNRIYVIPRSEILKVDASRKGPHTSYRTSHFLLKDSTSIRGVLAEEKETSYTVKTDLGYLDIDKSRIKNSKIPQDQDAKLPLEFLSEKLTQPETKWGGSLSTYGGIGSIANSAPLWLSGSMFIEPAYFRLGERNQLGIRVDALGSSGGTNTRYSVLMPEIYLFRGFGFSEERNFYLSIGLGPAAVQSKSGGETQSGIVPGAHLEIGYQGWRWDTSFLRIGGKVLCFADATSPFCTAGLEFSFGARL is encoded by the coding sequence TTGTTATGCCTATCATCTCCACTCTTAGCGGCTGATTTACTCCTTTCGAACGGAGATGGATTTATCTTAGATGTAGTCTCCGAAGACGAAAGAGCTATCACCGTTTCTTGGAAAAATAGAATCTATGTAATTCCAAGATCTGAAATATTGAAAGTCGATGCCAGCCGAAAAGGACCTCATACTTCGTATCGAACTTCGCATTTCCTCCTAAAAGATAGCACATCTATACGTGGAGTCTTAGCTGAAGAAAAAGAAACTTCTTATACAGTTAAAACAGATTTAGGCTATCTAGATATCGATAAGTCTCGGATTAAAAATTCAAAAATTCCACAAGACCAAGATGCAAAGCTTCCATTAGAATTCCTAAGCGAGAAATTGACTCAGCCAGAAACTAAGTGGGGAGGATCTCTCTCTACCTACGGAGGAATCGGATCTATCGCAAACTCTGCTCCTCTATGGTTATCTGGTTCCATGTTTATCGAACCAGCTTACTTTCGATTAGGTGAAAGAAACCAGCTTGGTATCAGAGTTGATGCACTTGGATCATCAGGTGGAACGAATACAAGATATTCAGTCTTGATGCCAGAGATTTATTTGTTTAGAGGATTCGGATTTTCTGAAGAAAGAAACTTTTACTTATCTATAGGATTAGGACCTGCGGCTGTCCAATCTAAATCAGGAGGAGAAACCCAGTCTGGTATTGTTCCCGGTGCTCATTTAGAAATTGGTTACCAAGGCTGGAGATGGGATACAAGTTTTCTCAGAATTGGAGGGAAGGTTTTATGTTTCGCGGATGCTACCTCTCCATTCTGTACGGCAGGACTAGAGTTTTCTTTTGGAGCAAGACTATGA
- a CDS encoding RHS repeat-associated core domain-containing protein, whose translation MLYTSTGDCSTSCTWTAIDQGGLKYTFGGNASSILLTGTIQRFWALSKVEDPWGNFYEIQYQKTNGVLYPWKYSYGNREVEFYYTSRSGNIGSVFSSGDQETWNQVINKIQIRTSGNIIREYRFNYENGTYGRSRLSSLERSEYSSQWGDEDYLPLSFTYTDSSANSSFQNLNDYNLDSVTLKANVRVPLYDKSACIEGAYWCFVAGQACPPIDLGGAACIATVNAAIIRCNAYTLAWFIPCNGGQSVATFLGGWADLNSDGKLDLQYLSGDADSGVYPSSYIKGVSGFNSYLGSKLPSFQYNILNTLTFGDSNGDLRSDVFISTGSSLSGYVSNGNTNSFGVMYANVSISAPTPTPLTDNPISYQKSYSFDLNRDGRSDYLWVVDDSTINYSLSQGTSFADPVSVSLSGATSSDGTFLDLEGDGIPEFVYFSGSNLVIQTFDSTLTSFTQTTQTLPVVGQDAVPYSASPVYAGRWWGDLNGDRLPDLIAYDSGFLYVYRNEYGKLTTSPQAVNIGNINLSVQSGKNKYFGIGDLNGDGFGDFVWANGSRVNVYFSTGTTLSSSPSAGIDITGEVQLVDINSDRKTDLVVMDIADNAVVGNLRVYTLGTGLPGNLLASVSDNQFKSSTITYSWKTDLSGTISTSAGSYPNVPNTNNEVIVKQIGNNLGNGISENLSYSYTNSRMNLGTPLNRVSYGFRTVVETNSRTLEKTEVDYFQTNRLYAGMMEAKRSYIGTVSGANTIYSLVKNETQVVETGTFAGRSYPRIQSSTQKEYIGGTLAGNVFTSLSYDSCGNISTATEINETYTTVTSGTYVCDTNNWVLNRQTAKTVTRNGITLEKTQIAYSDFKPVSKTEFSGTSAAKTQSYDYDNYGNQVLVTDSRGNQTVIEYDPVVHLFAISITDASGLNKLMEYDTDRGLLTKETAANGGTTKKYYDEFGRLIQTDFPGEADWSEKLSYGITSGEQTSYVERRIRDDENGEVTTIETYTPQGWLVKRSATTLLDRWTTSTKTYSAIGKLLTESNEYVEGVITPVFTTYEYNGPEGQVSKINFPDGTSKSIDYSGRTITTQVKSGSTILLEESLTKDELDQDVTKTSNGSTIQYSYDNGGRLWKVIDPQNGTTSITYDSAGRKASTTDPNSGTTSYSYDSEGNLISQVDARGKSIQKTYDSSNRMITSTPSDGSPTISMSYDGNALGKGRPTQIQDAAGILNLTYDIRGNISQKVRIIDDLTLVFKYAYDSMGRVISTTYPDGSIAHNIYSKGNHLTGVRMDVPDKGSYDHPVVSYDGPFPGTSGSFQFTRTTGNGVVSYIGYDPIYDRPTGFQTNFKNGTVSQQVTLEFDAKGNIKKINDLQNSTRTQTYTYDAQNRLVQATGKYGTEVYQYTDSGNLLKKGDYTFTYGNSSHVHAVTSVNSTNTGTISFAYDAAGNMVSRNGESLVYDASGKLITHTLNGGDQLSMLYDFAGNRIKKSRSTDLSVIYSPDPLYEVLRRPGYADQHTLYLRGVKGELVAQFARTDATLISAASTETQPGITDTAFWKEWNGKAKSGLINFILGYVYNSQGKFSDGFLAFAWASIIFLGLALAFSKQKESLSPAWARILSAPLIVLFSFSFSVGCLDELMNNGGSGTAPWDLLPLAVAGNTPSVDSPPGNGGTTDGGTVSGTPVPGMVFFHPDQMGSITMATNGEGNALSGGDMPGASHISYKPYGEIDRTDSSGPDVFRYKYTSQVEDRDSGLYYYNARYYDPTIARFLQADTAIFPNRTQGFNRYMYTEGNPVRYGDASGNNISTPLAWAIVGYYAAPQLGLTPEQGFLLGYGYGRGLVKHRSDLWKFGNSISDAYKATWAGHQRAFYVPTPGTRGGWRELAHNAGNSVRGHFRRIDHGIRDHFRRVDEGFRSAMRSSDHGARTIGEIFMQALGMRHRDGNYDPFESIFSTGGMQLAKLQFGADPAWIFSKFSWTWFGVSILVDIGIYLYNSAGGYLPYEEFSNEAKIMAVLIFYQYHFDQNPLVQYLMWWYGVQHGMILPPGQCNVGGTVFYDCD comes from the coding sequence ATGTTATATACTTCCACAGGGGATTGTTCTACATCCTGCACCTGGACAGCAATTGATCAGGGCGGATTGAAATACACCTTCGGAGGAAACGCAAGTTCCATTTTACTTACAGGTACGATCCAGAGGTTTTGGGCTTTGAGTAAAGTAGAAGACCCTTGGGGAAATTTCTATGAGATTCAATACCAAAAAACTAATGGAGTATTATATCCTTGGAAATACTCGTATGGTAATCGAGAGGTGGAGTTCTATTATACTTCAAGATCTGGAAATATAGGTTCAGTGTTCTCATCGGGAGACCAAGAAACCTGGAATCAAGTAATCAACAAGATCCAAATCCGAACTAGCGGAAATATAATTCGAGAATACCGTTTCAATTATGAAAACGGAACATATGGTAGATCTAGACTTAGTTCTCTCGAACGGTCGGAGTATTCGTCTCAGTGGGGAGACGAGGACTATTTACCTTTATCTTTTACTTACACGGATAGTTCTGCTAATTCCTCATTTCAAAATTTAAACGATTATAATTTAGATTCAGTAACTTTAAAGGCAAATGTTCGCGTTCCTTTATATGATAAATCAGCATGTATTGAAGGAGCATATTGGTGTTTTGTTGCTGGACAGGCTTGTCCTCCGATTGATTTAGGAGGGGCAGCATGTATAGCGACTGTAAATGCGGCAATAATTAGATGCAATGCTTACACGCTGGCTTGGTTTATACCATGTAATGGCGGACAATCCGTAGCCACTTTTTTGGGTGGATGGGCAGATCTTAACTCAGATGGAAAACTAGATTTACAATATTTGTCTGGTGATGCTGATTCGGGAGTTTACCCTTCTTCATATATTAAAGGAGTTTCCGGATTTAATAGTTATCTTGGTTCGAAATTGCCATCGTTTCAATACAATATTCTTAATACGCTTACCTTTGGTGATAGTAATGGAGATTTAAGAAGTGATGTATTTATTTCCACTGGGTCGTCGTTATCAGGTTATGTTTCAAATGGAAACACAAATTCATTTGGTGTAATGTATGCGAACGTTTCCATATCAGCTCCTACTCCAACTCCTTTAACTGATAATCCGATATCGTATCAAAAATCTTATAGCTTTGATTTGAATCGTGATGGCAGGTCCGATTACCTTTGGGTTGTGGATGATTCTACAATTAATTATTCTTTGTCGCAAGGAACAAGTTTTGCAGATCCTGTGTCCGTTTCTTTGAGTGGAGCTACTTCTTCCGACGGAACCTTTCTAGATTTAGAGGGTGACGGTATTCCAGAGTTTGTTTATTTTAGCGGATCGAATTTAGTTATCCAAACATTCGATTCTACATTAACTAGTTTTACTCAAACAACACAAACCTTACCAGTTGTCGGACAAGATGCTGTTCCATACTCCGCATCCCCTGTATATGCTGGTCGTTGGTGGGGAGATTTAAATGGGGATCGCCTTCCTGACCTGATAGCATATGATAGCGGTTTTCTTTACGTTTATCGTAACGAATATGGAAAGCTGACGACTTCTCCCCAAGCAGTTAATATAGGAAACATTAATCTAAGCGTTCAATCCGGAAAAAATAAATACTTTGGAATCGGAGATTTAAACGGGGACGGATTTGGGGACTTTGTTTGGGCGAATGGTTCCCGAGTGAATGTTTATTTTTCGACTGGAACTACCTTATCTAGCTCACCTTCCGCTGGAATTGATATTACCGGAGAAGTTCAGTTAGTAGATATTAATTCAGATCGAAAGACTGACCTGGTTGTAATGGATATAGCGGATAACGCAGTCGTAGGGAATTTAAGAGTATATACACTTGGAACAGGTCTTCCTGGGAATCTTTTAGCCTCAGTTTCTGATAACCAGTTTAAAAGTTCGACAATCACATATTCTTGGAAAACAGATCTAAGCGGGACCATTTCCACAAGTGCAGGTTCTTATCCGAATGTTCCGAATACGAATAATGAGGTGATCGTAAAGCAGATCGGTAATAATCTCGGTAACGGAATCTCCGAGAACCTCTCATATTCTTATACAAATTCTAGAATGAATTTAGGAACACCGCTTAATCGTGTTTCTTACGGATTTAGGACTGTTGTAGAAACGAATTCAAGAACCTTAGAAAAAACTGAAGTAGATTATTTCCAGACTAACCGTTTGTACGCTGGAATGATGGAAGCAAAACGGAGTTATATTGGAACTGTATCTGGAGCAAACACCATATATTCGCTTGTAAAAAATGAGACACAGGTTGTGGAAACAGGAACCTTTGCAGGAAGAAGTTACCCTCGTATCCAATCTTCTACTCAGAAAGAATATATTGGCGGAACCTTAGCTGGGAATGTCTTCACCTCCTTAAGTTACGATTCTTGCGGAAATATTTCTACAGCTACGGAGATTAACGAAACATATACTACGGTGACGTCTGGGACGTATGTTTGTGATACGAATAACTGGGTATTGAATAGACAGACCGCCAAAACAGTGACTCGCAATGGGATAACTTTAGAGAAAACTCAGATCGCTTATTCAGATTTTAAACCTGTATCTAAGACAGAATTTTCAGGAACATCTGCCGCGAAAACACAATCGTATGATTACGATAATTACGGAAACCAAGTTCTTGTTACAGATTCCAGAGGAAACCAAACAGTAATCGAATATGATCCTGTGGTCCATTTATTTGCAATTTCGATAACAGATGCTTCAGGACTTAATAAATTAATGGAATACGATACAGATCGGGGGCTATTGACCAAAGAGACTGCTGCAAATGGCGGTACTACCAAGAAATACTACGATGAATTTGGTCGATTGATCCAGACAGATTTTCCTGGAGAGGCTGATTGGAGTGAAAAACTTTCTTATGGAATTACATCCGGGGAACAAACTTCTTATGTGGAAAGGCGAATCCGAGACGATGAGAATGGAGAAGTTACTACGATTGAAACCTATACTCCACAGGGTTGGTTAGTAAAACGCTCTGCTACAACTCTTTTGGATCGCTGGACAACATCCACTAAAACCTATTCAGCCATTGGTAAATTATTAACTGAATCAAACGAATATGTGGAAGGAGTAATAACTCCAGTTTTCACAACTTACGAATACAATGGTCCAGAAGGACAAGTTTCCAAGATTAATTTTCCTGACGGTACTTCTAAGAGTATAGATTATTCTGGAAGAACTATTACGACACAAGTTAAAAGCGGGTCCACAATTCTATTGGAAGAGTCCCTTACTAAGGACGAATTGGATCAGGACGTTACGAAGACGAGCAATGGCTCAACTATCCAATATAGTTATGATAACGGTGGTCGATTATGGAAAGTGATAGATCCTCAAAATGGAACTACCTCCATTACTTATGATTCTGCTGGAAGAAAAGCAAGCACCACAGATCCGAATTCGGGAACAACTTCATATTCTTATGATTCGGAAGGCAATTTAATTTCCCAAGTAGATGCTCGTGGTAAAAGCATCCAGAAAACATACGACTCCTCGAATCGAATGATAACTTCAACTCCCTCTGATGGAAGTCCGACCATTTCAATGTCATACGACGGTAATGCTTTAGGAAAAGGAAGACCAACTCAAATTCAAGATGCCGCAGGTATATTAAATTTAACTTATGATATTCGAGGTAACATCTCCCAAAAAGTCAGAATTATAGATGATTTGACCCTTGTTTTTAAATACGCATATGATTCAATGGGAAGAGTAATTTCTACAACATATCCTGACGGAAGCATTGCTCATAATATTTATTCCAAAGGAAATCACCTTACCGGTGTTAGAATGGATGTTCCCGATAAAGGAAGCTATGACCATCCAGTAGTCTCTTACGATGGACCATTTCCAGGTACATCGGGTTCCTTCCAATTTACTAGAACAACTGGAAATGGTGTTGTGTCCTATATCGGCTATGATCCAATTTATGATCGACCTACTGGTTTTCAGACGAATTTTAAAAATGGCACTGTTTCACAACAGGTTACATTGGAATTTGATGCAAAAGGAAATATTAAAAAGATAAACGATCTTCAAAATTCCACACGAACCCAAACTTACACGTATGATGCTCAAAACCGCTTGGTTCAAGCCACAGGTAAATATGGAACGGAAGTATATCAATATACAGATAGTGGGAACCTTCTTAAGAAAGGAGATTATACATTTACTTATGGGAATTCTTCTCATGTTCATGCTGTAACATCAGTAAATAGTACAAATACTGGAACAATCAGTTTTGCATACGATGCAGCAGGGAATATGGTTTCCCGAAACGGAGAAAGTCTTGTTTATGATGCTTCTGGGAAATTGATTACTCATACGCTCAATGGAGGAGATCAGTTGAGCATGCTGTATGATTTCGCTGGAAATCGTATTAAAAAAAGTAGAAGTACGGATCTATCGGTAATTTATTCTCCTGATCCTCTTTATGAAGTTCTACGTCGCCCAGGTTATGCTGATCAGCACACTCTTTATCTTCGAGGTGTAAAGGGAGAACTTGTAGCTCAATTTGCTAGAACAGATGCTACTCTAATTTCGGCTGCCTCTACTGAGACACAACCTGGAATTACAGACACCGCCTTCTGGAAAGAATGGAATGGAAAAGCGAAATCTGGACTAATAAATTTTATTCTGGGTTATGTATATAATTCTCAAGGTAAATTTTCTGATGGGTTTTTAGCTTTTGCATGGGCTTCCATCATCTTTTTAGGACTCGCCTTAGCATTTTCTAAACAGAAAGAATCTCTATCGCCTGCATGGGCTAGAATTTTATCCGCACCTTTGATCGTACTTTTTTCATTTTCTTTTAGCGTTGGATGTTTGGACGAACTAATGAATAACGGAGGATCTGGGACTGCTCCTTGGGATTTACTTCCATTAGCAGTAGCAGGAAATACACCATCCGTTGATTCTCCTCCGGGGAATGGTGGGACTACAGATGGAGGTACTGTTTCTGGAACTCCAGTTCCAGGGATGGTATTCTTTCATCCAGATCAAATGGGTTCGATTACAATGGCTACGAACGGAGAAGGAAATGCGCTTTCCGGCGGAGACATGCCTGGAGCTTCTCATATTAGTTATAAGCCTTATGGTGAAATCGATCGAACAGATTCTTCCGGACCAGATGTCTTTAGATATAAATATACTAGCCAAGTAGAGGATCGAGATTCCGGTTTATATTATTATAATGCTAGATATTATGATCCGACAATTGCAAGGTTTCTTCAAGCAGACACAGCAATCTTTCCAAATCGAACTCAAGGATTCAACCGATACATGTATACGGAAGGGAATCCAGTCCGTTACGGAGATGCCAGTGGAAATAATATTTCAACTCCTCTTGCTTGGGCAATTGTAGGATATTATGCGGCTCCTCAATTAGGTCTGACTCCAGAACAAGGCTTCTTGCTCGGATATGGCTATGGACGTGGTCTTGTAAAACATAGGAGTGATTTGTGGAAATTCGGGAACTCTATTTCGGATGCTTACAAGGCTACTTGGGCTGGTCATCAAAGGGCCTTCTATGTCCCAACTCCTGGAACCAGAGGTGGATGGAGAGAACTTGCTCATAATGCAGGCAACTCCGTAAGAGGACATTTTAGAAGAATAGATCATGGAATTAGAGATCATTTCCGTAGGGTAGATGAAGGATTTAGAAGTGCGATGCGATCCTCCGATCACGGAGCAAGAACGATCGGAGAAATTTTCATGCAAGCTTTGGGAATGAGGCACAGGGATGGAAATTATGATCCGTTCGAATCAATTTTTAGTACAGGGGGAATGCAACTAGCCAAACTACAATTCGGTGCCGACCCAGCTTGGATTTTTTCAAAATTTTCTTGGACTTGGTTTGGAGTTAGTATTTTAGTAGATATAGGAATTTATTTATATAATTCAGCAGGCGGATACCTTCCTTATGAGGAATTTTCAAACGAAGCAAAGATTATGGCAGTCCTAATATTTTATCAATATCACTTTGATCAAAATCCGTTAGTGCAATATTTAATGTGGTGGTACGGTGTTCAGCATGGTATGATTTTACCTCCAGGTCAATGTAATGTTGGAGGGACCGTATTCTACGATTGCGATTAG
- a CDS encoding Kelch repeat-containing protein, protein MRAMLSKNFNNSSSFFRKFIPLYLSILLFTTLGCDSPFAWGEDNNDLKVDSFWIQPGSTKIGVSLKCSAESDAYAYAIGSSESQISMSLSQAKAHYLPIQDLTPDSNYTLVFGCGKISNSKPTRIPFTTWVSDQPIVSRGIYLVGGVDGNGYPIAEIDLFDPVESKWYPAFTSVPTPRSFALTIFHKGKIFVMGGAKRASGGSWTVTDEVEAFDPFTKTWTTHSPMPATLHGAVGGSSGDEIYAIAGSTSLNTTSGTLLNTVYRFYPDIGLTGTWASPFTSQTSIFPKIDMSGCIFDGTFYFTGGRQYNDGSASATSDSYIPSLNATSAITESSLITARHGAAIACYRPQTGDPNPGASKYVLIAGGSSGSNFFQPATSVTPVSNYEVYAISTTTNAYATGPSLLQSLYFPAMEISYDLNQAYVFGGASSINVPTDFVYSIGLSNPTAGPWTLSTQKMPRARYGHKAVILR, encoded by the coding sequence ATGAGAGCGATGTTATCCAAAAATTTTAATAATAGCAGTTCATTTTTTCGTAAATTTATCCCACTGTATCTTTCCATCTTACTCTTCACAACACTTGGTTGCGATTCTCCATTCGCCTGGGGAGAAGATAATAATGATCTAAAAGTTGATTCTTTTTGGATACAACCTGGCTCTACAAAAATTGGAGTAAGTTTGAAATGTTCTGCTGAGTCAGATGCATACGCGTATGCGATAGGATCCTCTGAATCTCAAATCAGTATGAGTTTATCACAAGCGAAGGCGCATTATCTTCCAATACAAGATCTAACTCCGGATTCTAATTATACTTTGGTTTTTGGATGTGGAAAAATATCTAACTCAAAACCTACTCGCATACCTTTTACAACTTGGGTCAGTGATCAGCCAATAGTTTCCAGAGGAATTTACTTAGTCGGCGGTGTTGATGGGAACGGATATCCAATTGCTGAGATTGATTTATTCGATCCAGTGGAATCAAAGTGGTATCCTGCTTTCACTTCCGTTCCAACTCCTAGAAGTTTTGCTCTTACTATCTTTCATAAAGGAAAAATATTCGTGATGGGCGGAGCCAAGCGAGCTTCAGGAGGAAGCTGGACAGTAACAGATGAAGTAGAAGCTTTCGATCCATTTACCAAGACTTGGACAACGCATTCTCCTATGCCCGCAACCTTGCACGGAGCTGTTGGAGGAAGTTCCGGTGACGAAATCTATGCTATCGCAGGCAGTACTTCTTTAAATACTACTTCTGGAACTCTTTTGAATACGGTATATCGCTTTTATCCGGATATAGGTTTAACTGGAACTTGGGCGAGTCCTTTTACTTCTCAAACTTCCATATTCCCAAAAATAGATATGTCCGGCTGTATATTTGATGGAACCTTCTATTTTACCGGAGGCAGACAATACAATGATGGCTCCGCATCTGCAACATCAGACAGCTATATACCTTCTTTAAATGCTACATCAGCGATAACAGAATCATCCCTAATTACAGCAAGGCATGGTGCGGCAATTGCTTGTTACCGTCCACAAACAGGAGATCCTAATCCAGGAGCTTCAAAATATGTCTTGATAGCTGGGGGATCTAGTGGATCTAATTTCTTCCAACCAGCTACTAGCGTAACTCCGGTATCAAACTATGAAGTTTATGCGATATCAACTACAACAAATGCTTATGCCACTGGACCTTCGCTTTTACAGTCGTTATACTTTCCTGCGATGGAAATCTCTTACGATCTTAATCAGGCTTATGTATTCGGTGGAGCATCATCAATAAATGTTCCAACTGATTTTGTTTACTCAATTGGATTATCAAATCCGACGGCTGGTCCTTGGACTCTCTCTACTCAGAAAATGCCCCGAGCACGTTATGGTCACAAGGCGGTAATACTAAGATGA
- a CDS encoding N-acetylmuramoyl-L-alanine amidase has product MFSSSVSSQETTPKRTYNIVIDPGHGGLDLKPKEEHGDKYDPISNKYLEPYKAGAQTKSRRESEVVLALAKEVKEILDLTKTQEGFETFRSYAKKFTNDTLPWIRIDSDLTREETAKEEGADLSSDPNAFYRLYDYPDKKSGKIKPGRISRINAARPYLVLSLHLNPSWKGHPGGMAAVLSPSYRTFYSLRKISEGKSSKSFEDGPWSEWMRFKMEWSRLENAVADAWIYFNGYWPNKSGKKTDLSNFEGYRQNMVTWKYADSAGWIDKAVLDGPGPYAKKHSEYSAKGKFWDRERAEPELWRREDGAEGFGGDNHYAATELMRFLQYGLRTLPNSEEELSNPGPINKPYISTYSLPTFINAISAYLEIGYIDKEKDMKILTQRKKDTAISLAVGVYSLFHGIKIKSADLPYVPKGKKIDWARYENLKEGNYFRVVRDE; this is encoded by the coding sequence ATTTTCTCATCCTCCGTTTCTTCTCAAGAAACAACCCCGAAAAGAACCTATAATATAGTCATAGATCCGGGCCATGGTGGTCTGGATCTAAAACCTAAGGAAGAACACGGGGATAAATACGATCCGATCTCTAATAAATACCTGGAACCTTATAAGGCGGGGGCCCAAACAAAATCCAGAAGAGAAAGTGAAGTAGTATTAGCTCTTGCAAAAGAAGTAAAAGAAATACTGGACCTTACCAAAACTCAGGAAGGATTCGAAACATTCAGATCATACGCAAAAAAATTCACGAACGATACACTCCCTTGGATCAGAATAGATTCGGATCTTACTAGAGAAGAAACAGCAAAGGAAGAAGGAGCCGATCTATCTTCCGACCCGAATGCTTTTTATAGATTGTACGATTATCCGGATAAAAAATCCGGAAAGATCAAGCCAGGAAGAATTTCTAGGATTAACGCCGCTCGACCTTATTTAGTTTTATCTTTGCATTTAAATCCAAGCTGGAAAGGACATCCAGGTGGAATGGCTGCGGTTCTTTCTCCTTCTTACAGAACATTTTATTCTTTGAGAAAAATTTCAGAAGGAAAATCTTCCAAGTCTTTCGAAGACGGACCTTGGAGTGAATGGATGCGTTTCAAAATGGAATGGTCTCGATTAGAAAATGCAGTAGCGGATGCATGGATCTACTTTAACGGTTATTGGCCGAACAAATCCGGAAAAAAAACGGACCTTTCCAATTTCGAAGGATATCGCCAAAACATGGTGACTTGGAAATATGCGGATTCTGCCGGCTGGATCGATAAAGCAGTGTTAGACGGTCCAGGGCCTTATGCTAAAAAACATTCGGAATATTCCGCCAAAGGAAAATTTTGGGATAGAGAAAGAGCGGAACCCGAACTCTGGAGAAGAGAAGACGGTGCAGAAGGATTCGGAGGAGACAATCATTACGCTGCAACCGAACTCATGAGATTTTTGCAATATGGTCTTAGGACTTTACCCAATTCGGAAGAAGAATTATCCAATCCCGGTCCTATTAATAAACCGTATATATCCACTTATAGCCTTCCTACATTTATCAATGCAATCTCTGCTTATTTAGAAATTGGTTATATTGATAAAGAGAAGGATATGAAAATCCTGACTCAAAGAAAAAAGGATACCGCGATCAGTTTGGCAGTCGGTGTTTATTCCTTATTCCATGGAATCAAAATTAAATCTGCGGATTTACCGTATGTTCCTAAGGGGAAGAAGATAGACTGGGCACGTTATGAGAACTTGAAGGAAGGGAATTATTTTAGGGTAGTAAGGGATGAGTGA